One Triticum dicoccoides isolate Atlit2015 ecotype Zavitan chromosome 5B, WEW_v2.0, whole genome shotgun sequence genomic window carries:
- the LOC119308912 gene encoding late embryogenesis abundant protein D-34-like — protein sequence MSDQSQPVRTGDVYPPSAAAHDARRQRDEVLATHDDQQQKQDGRRGDLRVTETDEPHAGRRVVTATAGGQVMAQFTVPVPGAGVEEATDAVTIGEALQAAAQTSAGERPVDLADAAAVQAAETRATGLGGLIPGGVAAAAQQAAETNMRPGVVEEEKVRLRDVLDSAAAVLPANKVATREDAVAVATAANRNAPAGGGGGGKGVADAVAAAADMNEKRMTRTGGTVGETTGANALQIFGAAKRIL from the exons ATGAGCGACCAGTCCCAGCCCGTCCGCACCGGCGACGTCtacccgccctccgccgccgcccacgACGCGCGCCGCCAGCGCGACGAGGTCCTCGCCACCCATGATGATCAGCAGCAGAAACAAGATGGCCGACGCGGCGATCTCCGGGTCACTGAGACCGACGAACCGCACGCCGGGAGACGCGTCGTCACCGCCACCGCAGGCGGCCAG GTGATGGCGCAGTTCACGGTGCCGGTGCCGGGCGCCGGGGTGGAGGAGGCGACGGACGCGGTGACCATCGGCGAAGCTCTGCAGGCCGCGGCGCAGACGTCGGCGGGCGAGAGGCCGGTGGACCTCGCGGACGCGGCTGCGGTGCAGGCCGCCGAGACGCGTGCGACGGGGCTGGGCGGCCTCATCCCCGGCGGTGTGGCGGCCGCGGCGCAGCAGGCCGCGGAGACCAACATGAGGCCCGGCGTCGTAGAGGAGGAGAAGGTCCGGCTGAGGGACGTGCTGGACAGCGCCGCGGCGGTGCTCCCGgccaacaaggtggccacgagggaggACGCCGTTGCGGTGGCCACGGCTGCGAACCGCAACGCCCCTgcgggaggtggtgggggaggcaaGGGCGTGGCCGACGCGGTGGCCGCGGCCGCCGATATGAACGAGAAGAGGATGACGCGCACCGGGGGAACAGTGGGGGAGACGACCGGGGCG AATGCTTTGCAAATTTTTGGAGCTGCCAAAAGGATtctgtaa